One Prevotella melaninogenica DNA window includes the following coding sequences:
- a CDS encoding Fur family transcriptional regulator: protein MNDKQIEALLKAHGIRLTANRILIARTLSGLDNPASMKELEAKIQTIDKSNIFRTLALFKQQHLVHQLEDGNDIVRYELCLSDDDEEDEDMHVHFYCERCHRTYCLNDIHVPQVELPAGYEQSSINYMIKGVCPKCAHRYYIQ, encoded by the coding sequence ATGAATGACAAGCAGATCGAAGCACTGCTGAAAGCACATGGTATTAGACTGACCGCAAATCGCATTCTCATAGCACGAACACTGTCAGGATTGGACAACCCAGCCTCTATGAAAGAGTTGGAAGCAAAGATTCAAACGATTGACAAGTCAAATATTTTCCGTACATTAGCATTGTTCAAACAGCAACATTTAGTACATCAGTTGGAAGACGGAAATGATATAGTGCGCTACGAATTATGTCTCAGCGATGACGATGAAGAAGATGAAGACATGCACGTACACTTCTATTGTGAGCGTTGCCATCGCACCTATTGCCTCAATGACATACATGTTCCACAGGTCGAGTTGCCTGCAGGATACGAACAATCATCTATCAATTATATGATA